The DNA region CCGGGAGTGGTGTGATGGGCATGGTGGCTAGAAAAACAACAGAATATTGATATCAAGGGTAGTACTCATGAGGCTAGCGGGAGTGATGGAATAATAATAAGTACATGAGGGAATAAGGGGCGGTGCCCACAAGGTAGATTGCTTGGTGCTGGGCAGATATGTTTTACGGAAGacagtttttttttttttgtgtgtgtgttatACTCGGCTTTCACTCCGTCCACGTGAAGACCAGATACCTGGAACAGAGAGAAGGCACCGATGCGCTGTTAAGCTGAAAGGCGCAACCACCGTGGTTCTTGCCTTGTTGGGAGCTCGCCAGCAGTGGTTGGTACCTGCCACAAAGTAGCTGACGCACTATCGAAGGGGGAATTCCTGTGCCCTCTCTTAATAGACTAAACTTACATGTCTCAACAAAAACACTTAGTAGCGAGAAGTATATCTAGCCTCCTGATATCCTTACATTGTGATATAATGTAGTGAGGCCATTCGTCTTGAAGTTGGTCGACGGATTAGGAAGGAAGTAAACATATACTGACAATAGGGGACCAATCAGAGCAGGAACTGAGTTGCTGACTAACCACCGCTGATGAGCCAAGAGGAAATTGCCGAGCGGCAGACGAGGCAGAAGGAGCCCCGCCATGGCCCGGGCCAGCAACGTCAGCGGACCCTCAGGGGCATTTCGAATGCCGACTGCCCCTCATTTATTCAACCCCTTCCGGAACTTGGAAGCTCACTTTTTTACAGTTATCGTTCGAATTACTCATTCCACGACTATACGAAGCCTTCAGCCAGAGTCAAATCACGAAACGCCACAATCTGCTTACCCGACCCCGTAACCTTCCGTATCATCGACAACATGCACACCAAAGGCCCAGCCCCGCAATACCACGATGGCAGTAACCTCCGCATCGGCATCGTCCACGCTCGCTGGAATGACACCATAATCGAGCCTCTGGTCCAGGGCGCAAAGGACAAGCTGTTGGAGGCGGGTGTCAAGGAATCAAATATCGTGGTACAGACAGTCCCAGGCGCGTGGGAGCTGCCAATTGCTGTTCAGCGGTGCGTCTGTTTTCTTTGCGGTTGTTCCTACTCTCGACCTCGAGGGGCAAGTTTGCTAGAGCAACAACCTCTGCTCGCTGCTGGGCCTTGATCTCAGGTGGAGAGAGCAGTGCATATGCTTGATCGAGAGTGTAAATTTAACCTATTAGTCTATAAACTGACCATGTTCCCCTGCTACTGGGGTTCGAATACAACAGTCTCTATGCAGCTTCGCAAGTGCAATCGTCTTCTGCTGGCGCTGGGGGGTCGGCAGGTGATTTGCTGGGAAGTTCGACGGCCGATTTGGCGTCACTCTCTGCCGGAAGCTCGGTCTCGACGGGCCCATTCGATGCCATCATTGCCATAGGGGTCTTGATCAAGGGGGAGACGATGCATTTTGAATATATTGCCGAAAGTGTGTCGCATGGCCTAATGCGTGTGTCCCTAGACACAGGCGTGCCCGTCATTTTTGGCGTCTTGACCGTCTTGAACGACGAACAAGCCAAGGCACGTGCGGGTATCATCCCCGGCAGCCATAATCATGGGGAGGATTGGGGCCTTGCCGCTGTGGAAATGAGTGTCAAGCGCAAGAATTGGGCCACGGGCGTTATTGAATAGAAACAGATCGGAAAGTAGCCAACCGAAAAGCTAGGGAAGGGTCTGAAAATACAATGCTTTTCCTATTACTGAATTAGAGCAATGAAGTGCTATGTCTATCGTGAATTGTCCGAAAGGACTGCCTCAAAAATCACCAAAGAGAAAGGCTCCAAAAACACCTCCGTTCTTTCCTCAACGCTATCCCCACTTCCTTCCGGCAAAACCACTCCTGCGCCCCCTTTATCCGCCGCAAGACTGCTTCTGATACCGATAAAGATAATGAAACAAAGATGAATGTACAATGTGGCCACTTGATTTATCCAACACATGCAAAAGCAAAatggccagcagcaaaagatcctccaacttctctAATCCCTCCGATATAGATGCTAATATCGAGTCTTACTGTGACAGGAGATGCACTCAGTTGATAAATGAACCCAGATCACCACCGATCGACGACGATTTCTTGCTCTTCCACATTgacttctttttctcgcGCTTGGCCTTCATCGccgcccacccctcctcatcgtcatcatccgaGCCACTTCCAGACTTTGTTACCGATATTGTGGGCTGTGTAATTACTCCCGACATGGTGGTCGATTTCCGGAGATGGCCTGGCGCCACGGGAACGTGTGGTGCCGGAACGTGGGAGACTGGACGGTAGCGGCCAGGAAGGCCAATGTTGCTTCGTTCTGAGGGGGCAATTGATGGAGCGTATCCGC from Podospora pseudoanserina strain CBS 124.78 chromosome 1, whole genome shotgun sequence includes:
- the RIB4 gene encoding lumazine synthase (EggNog:ENOG503P149; COG:H; BUSCO:EOG09264OYZ), whose translation is MHTKGPAPQYHDGSNLRIGIVHARWNDTIIEPLVQGAKDKLLEAGVKESNIVVQTVPGAWELPIAVQRLYAASQVQSSSAGAGGSAGDLLGSSTADLASLSAGSSVSTGPFDAIIAIGVLIKGETMHFEYIAESVSHGLMRVSLDTGVPVIFGVLTVLNDEQAKARAGIIPGSHNHGEDWGLAAVEMSVKRKNWATGVIE